A window of the Lolium perenne isolate Kyuss_39 chromosome 7, Kyuss_2.0, whole genome shotgun sequence genome harbors these coding sequences:
- the LOC127300921 gene encoding uncharacterized protein, which yields MKRPPHLLPLLRRRRRHLSSSSSGAAAAAEIVGALTGAPSRDTSRNLDCLLRRLGDRGLASALSSLPSPLPAASALRLLHHLISNSPASASASSTHEHDLLSPHVSALLLPSLVADRSTFPSARRLIKRLIHLHSLHTAAAAVSDASSTPSSDLLINTCLTSPARGSIRHAADAFHMLSSRGASPSIRTCNTLLEALACAGQVDAACKVFDEMRNCQNVTLDGYSYTSMVKALCREGKVDEGFKMLAELVHAGLQQCAGAVPYNLLMDALCKSGRVDEAFRLKERMEESKVTPSVITFGILINGLARSERFGEVGALLQKMEASGIIPNEIIYNQLIDWHCRKGHFSEAIRLSDEMVSKQLKPTAVTYNLIARALCKEGDMERAERILEQMLSTRMEIHFGLFNSVVAGLLQRTGKLDSVVRLISEMITRGVRPNDALLTACMGQLCKGGRHQEAVRIWLKMLEKGLCVNIATSNALIHGLCERRDMKAAAEVLRTMVNKGVKLDRITYNIMILGCCKEDKIEEAIKLRDDMIRRRLMPDIFTFNTILHGYCNLGKMEEAIQLLDQMKVEGLQPDVVSYGTIIDGYCKAKDIQKANEYLADLMSCGLKPNVVIYNALIGGYGRNGNISGAVDVLHTMKSNSIRPTHVTYCSLMHWMCHAGLVDEAKTVFEQCRENSIELGVIGYTIMIHGFCKIGKMDEAVTYFEKMQSRGIPPNKLTYTTLMYAYCKSGNNEEASKLFDEMVNSGIVPDNVSYNTLVTEFSQSASLDKAVELPAISSVLTQSMYNVLVNSITTPRCQKEAASSE from the coding sequence ATGAAACGACCACCTCACCTCCTTCCCctccttcgccgccgccgccggcatctCTCGTCGTCCTCTTCCGGCGCGGCCGCCGCAGCCGAGATTGTGGGCGCACTCACTGGTGCCCCCTCCCGTGACACTTCGCGGAACCTCGATTGCCTACTCCGCCGCCTCGGCGACCGCGGCCTCGCATCCGCCCTCTCGTCCCTTCCCTCCCCTCTCCCGGCGGCGTCCGCCCTCCGCCTCCTTCACCACCTAATCTCCAATTCCCCCGCCTCCGCATCCGCCTCCTCCACGCACGAGCACGACCTCCTGTCCCCGCACGTCTCGGCGCTCCTGCTCCCCTCCCTCGTCGCCGATCGCTCCACATTCCCCTCTGCTCGCCGCCTAATCAAACGCCTCATACACCTCCACTCACTCCACACCGCTGCAGCGGCTGTCTCGGACGCCTCCTCCACCCCCTCTTCGGACTTGCTCATCAATACCTGCCTCACCTCCCCCGCACGTGGCTCCATCAGGCACGCTGCCGACGCCTTCCACATGCTTTCATCGCGGGGCGCCTCGCCCTCCATCAGGACCTGCAATACACTCCTTGAAGCTCTTGCATGCGCTGGCCAGGTTGacgctgcctgcaaggtgttcgatgaaatgcgtaATTGTCAGAACGTCACTCTGGATGGGTACTCGTATACCTCTATGGTCAAGGCCCTCTGCAGGGAGGGGAAAGTGGATGAAGGTTTCAAGATGCTTGCGGAGCTAGTGCATGCTGGGCTACAGCAATGTGCTGGTGCAGTGCCGTACAATCTGCTGATggatgcactttgcaagagtgggAGAGTGGACGAGGCCTTCCGGCTCAAGGAGAGGATGGAAGAGAGCAAGGTGACTCCGAGCGTCATCACGTTTGGCATTCTGATCAATGGCCTTGCAAGGAGTGAGCGTTTTGGGGAggttggtgcgttgttgcagaagatggaaGCGTCAGGGATCATCCCAAATGAGATTATTTACAATCAGCTTATTGATTGGCATTGTAGGAAGGGGCATTTCTCTGAAGCAATCAGGCTGTCCGATGAAATGGTCTCCAAGCAGTTAAAGCCAACAGCCGTCACTTACAACTTGATTGCTAGAGCTCTATGCAAGGAAGGTGATATGGAGCGTGCTGAGCGGATATTGGAGCAAATGTTGTCGACTAGGATGGAAATTCATTTTGGTTTGTTTAATTCGGTGGTTGCAGGGCTTCTCCAAAGGACTGGAAAATTGGATTCTGTAGTAAGGCTTATAAGCGAAATGATTACAAGAGGTGTGAGACCAAATGATGCTCTGCTGACAGCTTGTATGGGGCAGCTTTGCAAGGGTGGGAGACACCAAGAAGCAGTTAGAATATGGTTGAAGATGTTAGAGAAAGGTTTATGTGTCAACATTGCTACTTCCAATGCATTGATTCATGGGCTTTGTGAGAGGAGAGACATGAAAGCGGCTGCTGAGGTTCTAAGGACCATGGTTAATAAGGGAGTTAAATTGGATAGAATCACATATAACATAATGATTCTAGGTTGCTGCAAAGAAGATAAAATAGAGGAAGCAATTAAACTCCGTGATGACATGATCAGAAGACGGCTTATGCCTGATATTTTCACATTTAATACTATATTACATGGTTATTGCAATTTGGGTAAAATGGAAGAGGCCATTCAGCTGTTGGATCAGATGAAAGTTGAGGGCCTTCAGCCGGATGTAGTGTCATATGGCACTATAATAGATGGTTATTGTAAAGCAAAGGATATTCAGAAAGCGAATGAATATTTGGCTGACTTGATGTCCTGTGGATTGAAACCAAATGTAGTCATCTATAATGCACTTATTGGTGGTTATGGTAGAAATGGTAACATTTCTGGTGCAGTTGATGTCCTTCACACTATGAAGTCTAATAGCATACGACCAACTCATGTAACATACTGCAGTCTTATGCACTGGATGTGCCATGCCGGTCTTGTTGATGAGGCGAAGACCGTGTTTGAACAATGCAGGGAAAACAGCATTGAGTTGGGAGTAATTGGCTACACAATTATGATCCATGGTTTCTGCAAAATAGGAAAAATGGATGAAGCCGTGACTTACTTTGAGAAAATGCAGTCCAGGGGTATACCTCCAAATAAGCTTACTTACACCACTCTGATGTATGCCTACTGTAAATCTGGTAACAATGAAGAAGCCTCTAAGCTTTTTGACGAGATGGTAAACTCAGGAATTGTTCCTGATAATGTTTCGTACAATACACTAGTTACAGAGTTTTCGCAATCGGCTTCATTAGATAAGGCTGTAGAACTGCCTGCAATATCAAGTGTTTTGACACAAAGTATGTACAATGTATTAGTTAATAGTATAACCACACCTCGGTGCCAGAAAGAAGCTGCTTCTAGTGAATGA